One stretch of Tepidibacter hydrothermalis DNA includes these proteins:
- the feoB gene encoding ferrous iron transport protein B, translating into MSKNITIALAGNPNSGKTTLFNALTGARHHVGNWAGVTVEKKEGRFKHKDTEIIGVDLPGTYSLSPYSLEEKIARNYIVEESPDVVVNIVDASNIERNLYLSVQLIELGKPVVIALNMMDVAKSRGYKIDVNKLSKLLGVPIVPIVASKKQGISELLDEVVKVSSNKSLAKGNPVDYGKKLENKITENIESLKSNPKASKYDLRWVALRVIEEDEEIMELLNKNHTSSASDEIAIASEALEISLEDDFECLIADRRYNHITSIISKSVKKPAVQGLTASDKADKILTNRWLGLPIFALIMMGVFYFTFDLVGNVFLDKIDVFFGETLSGWATDALTSMNAAAWLQSLIVDGIIGGVGGVLVFLPNIICLFLAISLLEDSGYMARVAFIMDRLMRKIGLSGKAFIPMILGFGCNAPAIMGTRTLEDENDRLAAILINPFMSCSARLPVYTLFAAAFFPGKEKFVVFSLYLLGVVVAIIVGLIFKKTLFKSDGMPFVMELPPYRIPTLKGTLITVWERAKGFLIKAGTLIFGASMVLWFILGFNFTGPADLTESIGASIGRVFAPLFAPLGFGNWQAALSLITGILAKEVVVSNMSIIYGLGEEAAAGAFAQTLAGTFNQLTAYAFMAFVLLYTPCVGVIGAIKRETNSWKWTIFSVVYQFAVAWIVAMLIYQIGSLIGL; encoded by the coding sequence TTGAGTAAAAATATTACTATCGCTTTAGCGGGTAATCCTAACAGTGGAAAAACAACTTTGTTTAATGCATTGACTGGTGCTAGACATCATGTAGGAAACTGGGCAGGGGTTACAGTTGAAAAAAAAGAAGGAAGATTCAAACATAAGGATACGGAAATAATAGGTGTTGACTTACCAGGGACATACAGTTTATCACCATATTCATTAGAAGAAAAAATAGCTAGAAATTACATAGTAGAGGAATCACCAGATGTTGTAGTTAACATAGTAGATGCTTCTAATATAGAGAGAAACTTGTATTTATCTGTACAATTAATTGAGCTTGGAAAACCTGTTGTTATAGCTCTTAATATGATGGATGTTGCTAAGTCTAGAGGATATAAGATTGATGTAAATAAATTATCTAAGTTATTAGGAGTACCTATTGTACCTATAGTTGCTAGTAAAAAACAAGGAATAAGCGAACTTTTAGATGAAGTAGTTAAAGTGAGCAGTAATAAAAGCTTAGCAAAAGGTAATCCTGTTGATTATGGAAAGAAATTAGAAAATAAGATAACGGAGAATATAGAATCTTTAAAATCAAATCCAAAGGCATCTAAGTATGACTTAAGATGGGTAGCTTTAAGAGTAATAGAAGAAGACGAAGAAATAATGGAATTATTAAATAAAAATCATACAAGCAGTGCTAGTGATGAAATAGCGATAGCATCAGAAGCTTTAGAAATATCGCTTGAAGATGACTTTGAATGTTTAATAGCAGATAGAAGATATAATCATATAACTAGCATAATATCAAAATCAGTTAAAAAACCTGCAGTACAAGGGTTAACAGCATCAGATAAAGCAGATAAGATACTTACTAATAGATGGTTAGGACTTCCGATATTCGCACTTATAATGATGGGTGTATTTTACTTTACATTCGATTTAGTTGGTAACGTATTTTTGGATAAGATAGATGTATTCTTTGGTGAAACATTGTCAGGATGGGCTACAGATGCATTAACTAGTATGAACGCAGCAGCTTGGTTACAATCACTTATAGTAGATGGAATCATTGGAGGAGTAGGTGGAGTATTAGTATTCTTACCTAACATAATATGTTTATTCCTTGCAATATCATTACTCGAAGATAGTGGTTATATGGCTAGAGTTGCATTTATAATGGATAGACTTATGAGAAAAATAGGACTTAGTGGAAAAGCATTTATACCTATGATATTAGGATTTGGTTGTAATGCACCAGCTATAATGGGAACAAGAACACTTGAAGATGAAAATGATAGACTTGCAGCTATACTTATAAATCCTTTTATGTCTTGTTCGGCAAGACTTCCAGTTTACACTTTATTTGCAGCAGCATTCTTCCCTGGAAAAGAGAAGTTTGTAGTATTCTCACTTTATTTATTAGGAGTAGTAGTTGCTATAATAGTAGGGCTTATATTTAAGAAAACTTTATTTAAATCAGATGGAATGCCTTTTGTAATGGAGTTACCTCCATATAGAATACCTACATTGAAAGGTACACTAATAACTGTATGGGAAAGAGCTAAAGGATTCTTGATAAAAGCAGGAACATTAATATTTGGAGCCAGTATGGTACTTTGGTTCATACTAGGATTTAACTTCACAGGACCTGCTGATTTAACTGAAAGTATAGGAGCATCAATTGGTAGAGTGTTTGCACCTTTATTTGCACCACTTGGATTTGGAAACTGGCAAGCAGCACTTTCTTTAATAACAGGAATACTTGCAAAAGAAGTTGTTGTAAGTAATATGTCTATAATATATGGACTTGGAGAAGAAGCAGCAGCTGGTGCATTTGCCCAAACATTAGCTGGAACATTTAATCAACTTACAGCTTATGCATTTATGGCGTTCGTACTTTTATATACACCATGTGTTGGGGTAATAGGAGCTATAAAGAGAGAAACAAATTCTTGGAAATGGACAATTTTTTCTGTAGTATATCAATTCGCAGTAGCTTGGATAGTAGCTATGTTGATATATCAAATAGGAAGCTTAATAGGATTATAA
- a CDS encoding ferrous iron transport protein A — protein MIRTLKDLAPGASGKVMMVKGKGAIKRRFMDMGVIKGTEINVEKVAPLGDPIEVKIKGYSLTLRKEDAQNIVIE, from the coding sequence ATGATAAGAACTTTAAAAGATCTAGCACCTGGAGCAAGTGGTAAAGTTATGATGGTTAAAGGAAAAGGTGCTATAAAAAGAAGGTTTATGGACATGGGGGTTATAAAGGGAACGGAAATAAATGTTGAAAAGGTTGCTCCATTAGGAGATCCTATAGAGGTTAAGATCAAGGGGTATAGTCTTACTCTTAGAAAAGAAGATGCTCAAAATATAGTAATAGAGTAG
- a CDS encoding FeoA family protein, translating into MPLAMANQGQEVVLQNINWGPKMKKKLQDMGLTPGVKISVISNDTNGSFIVNVRGSRLVLGGVVAQQIMVN; encoded by the coding sequence ATGCCTTTAGCTATGGCTAATCAGGGGCAAGAAGTTGTCTTACAAAATATAAATTGGGGTCCAAAGATGAAGAAAAAACTTCAGGATATGGGTTTAACTCCTGGAGTGAAAATAAGTGTTATATCTAATGATACAAATGGTTCATTTATAGTTAATGTAAGAGGTTCAAGGCTTGTACTTGGAGGAGTAGTTGCTCAACAAATTATGGTGAATTAA
- a CDS encoding FeoB-associated Cys-rich membrane protein: protein MANIIVGIVILLIIGLSITKVIIEKRKGVKCIGCPHSGSNNKGSNCSCNISKLDK from the coding sequence ATGGCAAATATAATTGTTGGAATAGTGATACTGTTAATTATTGGTCTATCTATTACAAAAGTCATTATTGAAAAAAGAAAAGGTGTCAAGTGTATTGGCTGTCCTCATTCAGGATCAAATAATAAAGGAAGCAATTGTAGCTGTAATATATCAAAATTAGATAAATAA
- the feoB gene encoding ferrous iron transporter B, with translation MKIALTGNPNSGKTTLFNAITGKIEHVGNWAGVTVDKKEGNIKKNLNKSDIEITAVDLPGAYSMSPFTSEESITRDFVKNENPDVIINIVDATNLSRSLFFTTQLMELGIPVVVALNKSDLNEKKKTSINVTELSKALGCPVVKTIATKSSSNGLEELISKVVEVKGKNQTAAYDSKGVDFENAEAVKASDKNRYDFVNGIVSKVEDRKVISNRQTKQDAADRILAHKWLGIPIFAVVMWAVFSISQTHLGPLLADIFVGWIDGIYAWAEGAMGEGVSPILKSLLLDGIIGGVGAVVGFLPLIMVLFFLLALLEDCGYMARVAVVMDRFFKRVGLSGKSIIPMVIGTGCAIPGVMATRTIKNERQRRTTAMLTPFMPCGAKLPVIALFAGVFFDDASWVGTTMYFMGIAIIIIGALIVVKITGEKNKRSYFIMELPEYRFPSIKRATISMFSRAKAFIIKASTIILLCNAAVQIMQTFNWQFQVVAEGAEGTSILASIASPFAILLIPLGFGVWQLAAAAITGFIAKENVVGTLAVVYSITNFIDTEELALVSGGGDVASVMGLTSVAALSYLMFNLFTPPCFAAIGAMNSEMEDRKWLWGGIGFQFGMGYVVAFMTYQIGTLITTGSLGTGFIPGFIAVAVMVGYVVFLMKKGDEKVNQKNLA, from the coding sequence ATGAAAATAGCACTAACAGGTAATCCTAATAGTGGTAAAACAACATTGTTCAATGCTATAACAGGTAAGATTGAACATGTTGGTAACTGGGCTGGTGTTACCGTTGATAAAAAAGAAGGTAATATCAAAAAGAATCTGAACAAAAGTGATATAGAGATTACAGCAGTTGATCTTCCAGGTGCATATTCAATGTCACCGTTTACATCTGAGGAATCGATTACGAGAGACTTTGTTAAAAACGAAAATCCAGATGTAATCATAAATATTGTTGATGCGACAAACTTAAGCAGAAGTTTATTCTTCACAACACAGCTAATGGAATTGGGAATTCCTGTAGTTGTAGCTCTTAACAAGAGTGACTTGAACGAAAAAAAGAAAACGTCAATTAATGTGACTGAACTTAGCAAAGCATTAGGGTGTCCAGTTGTGAAAACTATAGCAACAAAATCAAGCAGTAATGGATTAGAAGAGTTAATTTCTAAAGTTGTAGAAGTTAAAGGCAAAAACCAAACGGCTGCATATGACAGTAAGGGAGTAGATTTTGAAAATGCTGAGGCCGTAAAAGCTTCTGATAAAAATCGTTATGATTTTGTTAACGGAATTGTTTCAAAAGTTGAAGATCGTAAGGTGATCAGTAACCGTCAAACTAAGCAAGATGCTGCAGATAGAATATTGGCTCATAAATGGCTTGGAATTCCAATCTTTGCAGTAGTTATGTGGGCGGTATTCTCGATTTCTCAAACGCATTTAGGACCGCTATTGGCTGATATATTCGTTGGTTGGATTGATGGTATATATGCATGGGCAGAAGGTGCCATGGGAGAAGGTGTATCCCCAATTTTAAAATCATTGTTGTTAGATGGAATTATAGGTGGAGTTGGTGCTGTAGTAGGATTCCTTCCACTTATTATGGTATTATTCTTCTTATTAGCATTACTTGAAGACTGTGGTTACATGGCACGTGTTGCTGTAGTAATGGATAGATTTTTCAAGCGTGTAGGTTTATCAGGTAAATCAATCATACCTATGGTTATAGGAACTGGATGTGCTATTCCTGGAGTAATGGCAACTAGAACTATAAAGAATGAAAGACAAAGAAGAACTACTGCAATGTTAACTCCGTTCATGCCTTGTGGTGCAAAACTTCCTGTTATAGCATTATTTGCAGGTGTATTCTTTGATGATGCATCATGGGTTGGTACAACAATGTACTTTATGGGTATTGCCATAATTATTATTGGGGCATTAATAGTAGTAAAAATTACTGGTGAGAAAAATAAAAGATCATATTTTATAATGGAATTACCAGAATATAGATTCCCAAGCATCAAAAGAGCTACAATTTCAATGTTTTCTAGAGCAAAAGCATTTATTATAAAAGCAAGTACTATTATACTTCTTTGTAACGCAGCTGTACAAATTATGCAAACATTTAACTGGCAGTTCCAAGTTGTTGCTGAAGGTGCTGAAGGTACAAGTATACTTGCAAGTATTGCATCACCGTTTGCTATCTTACTGATTCCACTTGGATTTGGTGTATGGCAGCTTGCAGCAGCAGCTATTACAGGTTTTATAGCAAAAGAGAATGTTGTTGGTACTTTGGCTGTAGTATACTCAATTACAAATTTCATTGATACTGAAGAATTAGCACTTGTGTCAGGTGGAGGAGATGTTGCAAGCGTTATGGGATTAACTTCTGTAGCTGCACTATCTTATCTTATGTTCAACCTGTTCACGCCACCGTGTTTTGCAGCAATTGGTGCTATGAACTCTGAGATGGAAGATAGAAAATGGCTTTGGGGAGGAATTGGATTTCAATTCGGAATGGGTTATGTTGTAGCATTTATGACTTACCAAATTGGTACATTGATTACAACAGGTTCTTTAGGAACTGGTTTTATACCTGGATTTATTGCTGTTGCAGTAATGGTAGGATATGTTGTATTCCTTATGAAAAAAGGTGATGAAAAGGTTAATCAAAAGAATTTAGCATAA
- a CDS encoding FeoA family protein, which yields MSGALASAMITEPYKFEGENGNSMKNLSEVEVDMEYTIKSIETDDEEMKSFLFTLGCYEGQKVTVISVLAENYVISVKDARYSIDSELAEAIIV from the coding sequence ATGTCTGGTGCTTTAGCAAGTGCAATGATAACTGAACCCTATAAATTTGAAGGGGAAAATGGGAATTCGATGAAAAACTTATCTGAAGTAGAAGTTGATATGGAATATACAATAAAATCAATTGAGACGGATGATGAAGAGATGAAGAGCTTTTTATTCACTTTGGGATGTTACGAAGGTCAAAAAGTAACAGTAATATCGGTATTGGCTGAAAACTATGTTATATCAGTAAAAGATGCAAGATATAGCATTGACTCGGAATTGGCAGAAGCTATAATTGTATAA
- a CDS encoding transcriptional repressor, producing MNLSKNKSTIYRLFKENPNKELDINDVLTLIDEENEKISKRTVYRAIDKLIDVGKIYCSSIRDRKRKFKLSDIRYCEIICNKCHTLKKIKIKDSEKFKKYTIGDKSFDITGGYIKFYGTCSKCLEKT from the coding sequence ATGAATCTATCTAAAAATAAATCAACGATATATAGATTATTTAAAGAAAATCCTAATAAAGAATTAGACATAAATGATGTATTAACACTTATAGACGAAGAAAATGAAAAAATAAGCAAGAGAACGGTATATAGAGCTATAGATAAGCTTATAGATGTTGGTAAAATATACTGTAGTTCTATACGTGATAGAAAAAGGAAGTTTAAACTTAGTGATATTAGATACTGTGAGATTATATGTAATAAATGTCATACTTTAAAAAAGATAAAGATAAAAGATAGTGAAAAATTTAAAAAATATACAATAGGGGATAAATCATTTGACATAACAGGTGGATATATTAAGTTTTACGGAACATGTAGTAAGTGTTTGGAAAAAACATAG
- a CDS encoding flavodoxin, protein MKKISIVYWSGTGNTEVMAQAISKGASENSEVKLVKVEDATKEDILDADAVAIGCPSMGAEELDPDYMEPFIASFENIDLNQKPMILFGSYDWGDGQWMREWDERMTNYGANILQEGLIAHLSPEDEDLNKCEEIGKKLANA, encoded by the coding sequence ATGAAAAAAATATCTATCGTTTATTGGAGTGGAACAGGAAATACAGAGGTTATGGCACAGGCTATATCAAAAGGTGCTTCTGAAAATAGTGAAGTGAAGCTTGTAAAAGTAGAAGATGCTACTAAAGAAGATATTTTAGATGCTGATGCAGTTGCTATCGGTTGTCCATCAATGGGAGCTGAGGAGCTTGATCCTGATTATATGGAACCATTTATAGCTTCTTTTGAGAATATAGATTTAAACCAAAAGCCTATGATCTTATTTGGATCTTATGATTGGGGCGATGGACAGTGGATGAGAGAATGGGATGAGAGAATGACAAATTATGGAGCTAATATACTACAAGAGGGATTAATAGCTCATTTAAGCCCAGAAGATGAAGATTTAAATAAATGTGAAGAAATAGGAAAAAAATTAGCAAATGCTTAA
- a CDS encoding DUF554 domain-containing protein, whose translation MLGSIVNALAIIVGSIVGVIFKSGIRDKYKETVINSIALAIFLIGIMSAIKTQELLLMIFSLAIGSVLGEFLRIEDNLDKLGNFIGSKLSDKEGGIAKGFVTASLVFCVGSMAIVGSLESGLTGNHQTLFAKSILDGILSILFSSTLGIGVLFSSFAVFLYEGFITIAASFMKVFLTDSVIREISAIGGVLIMALGINILELKKLKVGNMLPAIFIPLVYYLFKLIYFKLNI comes from the coding sequence ATGTTAGGAAGTATTGTAAATGCATTAGCAATCATTGTAGGAAGTATAGTAGGAGTGATTTTCAAAAGTGGGATACGCGATAAGTATAAGGAAACAGTAATAAATTCTATTGCTTTGGCTATTTTCTTAATAGGAATTATGAGTGCAATAAAAACACAAGAATTATTACTTATGATTTTTAGTTTGGCAATAGGAAGTGTTTTAGGAGAATTTTTAAGAATAGAGGATAATTTAGATAAGCTTGGTAACTTTATAGGAAGTAAATTATCAGATAAAGAAGGTGGTATTGCAAAAGGCTTTGTAACAGCAAGCTTAGTGTTTTGTGTAGGATCAATGGCTATTGTAGGTTCTTTAGAAAGTGGATTAACAGGAAATCATCAAACATTATTTGCTAAATCAATACTAGATGGAATTTTATCTATTTTATTTTCTTCTACCTTAGGAATCGGTGTTTTATTTTCTTCTTTTGCTGTTTTTTTATATGAAGGTTTTATAACAATTGCAGCTTCATTTATGAAGGTATTTTTAACTGATAGTGTTATTCGTGAAATATCAGCAATAGGCGGAGTACTTATTATGGCTTTAGGTATTAATATATTAGAGTTAAAGAAGCTTAAAGTAGGCAATATGCTACCAGCTATTTTTATACCATTAGTATATTATTTATTTAAATTAATCTATTTCAAATTAAATATTTAA